A portion of the Stella humosa genome contains these proteins:
- a CDS encoding choice-of-anchor I family protein, with protein sequence MANYTLQILHASDFEAGVDALSTAPQFAAIVDALDETHDNTLILSSGDNFIPGPFLSAGSDPSVRDELQAVYNQLYGLPVDRNGDGIAESFADLREGGARLDVAILNTIGIQASALGNHEFDLGTNPLREAIGQDVRGALPQNVRWLGVDFPYLSANLDFSEDANLAPIFTSEIRDASDFDASLADLNGATDGRKIAPATIITVNGERIGIVGATTPELERISSTGDTTVIGPGAGTQDMQALAAVIQPTIDALIARGIDKIVLLSHLQQIGLEQALAPLLKGVDIIIAGGSNTLLADDQDVAAGLQPGDTAEGPYPIVTTNADGDPLLIVNTDGGYEYVGRLVVEFDEQGRLLPGSVDPAVSGAIAATDENVEALWGDADAAYAAGTKGGMVQTLVDAAEGVIVAKDGLIFGRTDVFLDGKRAEVRTEETNLGDLSADANLARGRELDPTVVVSIKNGGGIREPIGVVEQVGLGQTTELPPAANPLADKAEGDISRLDIENALRFNNGLTLLTVTRAQLVQVLEHAVAGTAPGATPGQFAQVGGVSYSFDATRPAGDRILSAALTDADGHVTDVLVRDGALVGDAAAGVRIITLNFMADGGDGYPFKTFLDADPAFADRVDLASEDADRDGVLDAGEDLNRNGRLDLAAAIDPGAATFAASSSEQDAMADYVAARYAETPYDVADTGPEQDERIQNLAFREDGVLDGPYDMAGTAGADNLVGSGAADTLSGGQGDDTLEGLDGADLLFGGQGSDRLLGGAGADFALAGAGNDLVEGGEGDDLFLNGNRGADTVRGGAGADRLHGGQDEDTLDGGAGADTLSGDRGDDLLIGGEGADRFLFLPLAPAGTQQIALQPIATYDHGGFEEGAAETLAFDPASKRLFVTNAQANTLDVLDIADPENPILFKSVALDAFGGGVNSVAVKNGIVAAAVANDDGAAAGTVVFFDTAGNLLGQQAVGVLPDMLTFTPDGRMVLVANEGERVGDPGPDQIDPPGTISIIDLSAGVAAATTVTLGFSAFEGQREALVADGLRVTSGKSLALDLEPEYITVTPDGTRAYVSIQEASAFAVVNLATKAIEEILPLGRKDYSLPGNGFDASDRDAGINIVNHPVFGLYEPDAIASFSAGGQTYIVTANEGDARSDGSDEVRLGSLKLDPTAFPNAAELLKNENLGRLTVSLIDGDTDGDGDLDEIVAFGGRSFSIFDADGKLVFDSGDQFERIIAAAYPGNFNAGNTSNALDDRSDAKGPEPEAISIGTIGDRTYAFIGLERMGGVMVYDVTDPTKPAFVEYTNNRDFSQDVESASAGDLGPEVTQFIAAADSPNGKPLVVVANEISGTTTIYAVEEGDSIPVIEGAGYDVVADFDLAIDRIVLAEGQAYTLGASADGDALLILSADHWVELDGLALAQVQPVIADLVLFA encoded by the coding sequence TTGGCCAACTATACCTTGCAGATTCTCCATGCCTCGGATTTCGAGGCCGGTGTCGACGCGCTCTCGACGGCGCCCCAGTTCGCGGCCATCGTCGATGCCCTCGACGAGACCCATGACAACACGCTGATCCTGTCCTCGGGCGACAATTTCATCCCCGGGCCGTTCCTTTCGGCCGGCAGCGACCCCTCCGTGCGCGACGAGTTGCAGGCGGTCTACAACCAGCTCTATGGCCTGCCGGTCGACCGCAACGGCGACGGCATCGCGGAGTCCTTCGCCGACCTGCGCGAAGGCGGGGCACGGCTCGATGTCGCGATCCTGAACACGATCGGCATCCAGGCCTCGGCCCTGGGCAACCACGAGTTCGACCTCGGCACCAATCCGCTGCGGGAGGCGATCGGCCAGGACGTGCGCGGCGCCCTGCCGCAGAATGTGCGCTGGCTCGGCGTCGACTTCCCCTATCTCAGCGCCAACCTGGATTTCTCCGAGGACGCCAACCTCGCGCCCATCTTCACGAGCGAGATCCGCGACGCGTCGGATTTCGATGCCAGCCTGGCCGACCTGAACGGTGCCACGGACGGTCGCAAGATCGCGCCGGCCACGATCATCACGGTCAATGGCGAGCGGATCGGCATCGTCGGCGCGACCACACCGGAGTTGGAGCGCATCTCGTCCACCGGCGACACGACGGTGATCGGGCCGGGCGCCGGAACCCAGGACATGCAGGCGCTGGCCGCCGTCATCCAGCCGACGATCGACGCCCTGATCGCCCGCGGCATCGACAAGATCGTGCTGCTGTCGCACCTCCAGCAGATCGGCCTGGAACAGGCCCTGGCGCCGCTGCTGAAGGGCGTCGACATCATTATCGCGGGCGGCTCCAACACGCTGCTGGCCGACGACCAGGACGTGGCGGCCGGCCTCCAGCCCGGCGATACCGCCGAGGGGCCCTATCCGATCGTCACCACGAACGCCGACGGCGACCCGCTGCTGATCGTCAACACCGATGGCGGATACGAATATGTCGGCCGGCTGGTGGTGGAGTTCGACGAGCAGGGTCGCCTGCTGCCGGGCAGCGTCGATCCGGCGGTCAGTGGGGCCATCGCCGCCACCGACGAGAACGTGGAGGCGCTGTGGGGCGACGCCGACGCCGCTTATGCCGCCGGCACCAAGGGCGGAATGGTGCAGACCCTGGTCGACGCGGCCGAGGGCGTGATCGTGGCCAAGGACGGGCTGATCTTTGGCCGCACCGACGTATTCCTGGACGGCAAGCGCGCCGAGGTCCGCACGGAGGAGACCAACCTTGGGGACCTGTCGGCCGACGCCAACCTGGCCCGCGGCCGCGAGCTCGATCCGACGGTGGTCGTCAGCATCAAGAACGGCGGCGGCATCCGCGAGCCGATCGGCGTGGTGGAGCAGGTGGGGTTGGGCCAGACCACGGAGCTGCCACCTGCGGCCAACCCGTTGGCCGACAAGGCCGAAGGCGACATCTCCCGCCTCGACATCGAGAACGCGCTGCGCTTCAACAATGGCCTGACGTTGCTGACGGTGACCCGCGCGCAGCTCGTCCAGGTGCTGGAGCATGCGGTGGCCGGCACGGCGCCGGGCGCCACGCCGGGCCAGTTCGCCCAGGTCGGCGGCGTGTCCTACAGCTTTGACGCGACGCGCCCGGCCGGCGACCGCATCCTGTCGGCAGCCCTGACCGACGCGGACGGCCATGTGACCGACGTGCTGGTGCGCGACGGCGCGCTGGTCGGCGATGCCGCGGCGGGGGTCCGCATCATCACCCTCAACTTCATGGCCGATGGCGGCGACGGCTATCCCTTCAAGACATTCCTGGATGCCGACCCGGCCTTCGCCGACCGGGTCGACCTCGCCTCGGAGGATGCCGACAGGGACGGCGTGCTCGATGCCGGCGAGGATCTGAACCGCAACGGCCGGCTCGACCTGGCGGCTGCCATCGATCCGGGTGCCGCCACCTTCGCTGCCTCCAGCAGCGAGCAGGACGCGATGGCCGACTATGTCGCCGCGCGCTACGCCGAGACCCCTTACGACGTCGCCGATACCGGCCCCGAGCAGGACGAGCGCATCCAGAACCTGGCCTTCCGCGAGGATGGCGTACTCGACGGCCCCTACGACATGGCCGGCACGGCCGGAGCGGACAATCTGGTCGGCAGCGGTGCCGCCGACACGCTGAGCGGTGGCCAGGGTGATGACACGCTGGAAGGGCTGGATGGCGCGGACCTGCTGTTCGGCGGCCAGGGCAGCGACCGGCTGCTGGGCGGTGCCGGGGCGGACTTTGCCCTGGCCGGTGCCGGCAACGACCTGGTCGAGGGTGGCGAGGGCGACGACCTGTTCCTCAACGGCAACCGCGGTGCCGACACCGTGCGCGGCGGGGCCGGGGCCGACCGCCTGCATGGTGGCCAGGACGAGGACACGCTGGACGGCGGTGCCGGCGCCGACACCCTGTCGGGCGACCGTGGCGACGACCTGCTGATCGGCGGCGAGGGGGCCGACCGCTTCCTCTTCCTGCCGCTGGCGCCGGCCGGCACGCAGCAGATCGCGCTGCAGCCGATCGCCACCTACGACCATGGCGGCTTCGAGGAGGGGGCGGCCGAGACGCTGGCCTTCGATCCGGCCAGCAAGCGGCTGTTCGTCACCAACGCCCAGGCCAACACCCTGGACGTGCTCGACATCGCCGATCCGGAGAACCCGATCCTCTTCAAGAGCGTGGCGCTCGACGCGTTCGGCGGCGGCGTCAACAGCGTGGCGGTGAAGAACGGCATCGTCGCGGCGGCCGTCGCCAACGACGACGGCGCCGCGGCCGGGACCGTGGTGTTCTTCGACACCGCGGGCAACCTGCTGGGCCAGCAGGCGGTGGGCGTGCTGCCCGACATGCTGACCTTCACGCCGGACGGCCGCATGGTGCTGGTTGCCAACGAGGGCGAGCGGGTGGGCGATCCGGGGCCCGACCAGATCGACCCGCCGGGCACCATCAGCATCATCGACCTGTCGGCCGGGGTGGCCGCTGCCACGACGGTCACGCTCGGCTTCTCGGCCTTCGAGGGCCAGCGGGAAGCCTTGGTCGCCGATGGGTTGCGGGTCACGTCGGGCAAGTCCCTGGCGCTCGACCTGGAGCCCGAATACATCACGGTGACGCCGGACGGCACGCGCGCCTACGTCTCGATCCAGGAGGCGAGCGCCTTCGCGGTCGTGAACCTGGCCACCAAGGCGATCGAGGAGATCCTGCCGCTCGGCCGCAAGGACTACAGCCTGCCCGGCAACGGCTTCGATGCCTCGGATCGCGACGCGGGCATCAATATCGTCAACCACCCGGTCTTCGGCCTCTACGAGCCGGATGCCATCGCCAGCTTCTCGGCCGGCGGCCAGACCTACATCGTGACCGCCAACGAGGGCGACGCCCGCAGCGACGGCAGCGACGAGGTCCGGCTGGGCAGCCTGAAGCTCGACCCCACCGCCTTCCCCAATGCGGCCGAGTTGCTGAAGAACGAGAATCTCGGCCGCCTCACCGTGTCGCTGATCGACGGCGACACCGACGGGGATGGGGACCTGGACGAGATCGTCGCCTTCGGTGGGCGCAGCTTCTCGATCTTCGATGCCGACGGCAAGCTGGTCTTCGACAGCGGCGACCAGTTCGAGCGGATCATTGCCGCCGCCTATCCCGGCAACTTCAATGCCGGCAACACGAGCAACGCGCTCGACGATCGCAGCGATGCCAAGGGCCCGGAGCCGGAGGCGATCTCGATCGGCACGATCGGCGACCGTACCTACGCCTTCATCGGCCTGGAGCGGATGGGCGGGGTCATGGTCTACGACGTGACCGACCCGACCAAGCCGGCCTTCGTCGAGTACACCAACAACCGGGACTTCTCGCAGGACGTCGAGAGCGCCTCGGCAGGCGACCTCGGGCCGGAGGTCACGCAGTTCATCGCCGCCGCCGACAGCCCGAACGGCAAGCCGCTGGTTGTCGTCGCCAACGAGATCAGCGGCACGACCACCATCTACGCGGTGGAGGAGGGTGACTCGATTCCGGTCATCGAGGGCGCCGGCTACGACGTCGTCGCCGACTTCGACCTGGCGATCGACCGCATCGTCCTGGCCGAAGGACAAGCCTACACCCTGGGGGCCTCGGCCGATGGCGATGCGCTGCTGATCCTGTCGGCAGACCACTGGGTCGAACTGGACGGCCTGGCCTTGGCGCAGGTCCAGCCGGTGATCGCCGACCTCGTCCTGTTCGCCTGA
- a CDS encoding NDP-hexose 2,3-dehydratase family protein — MPGSPLVADIALWRAEQAHRSGFAVARRPLTQVARWTLGDDALAHDTGGFFRVLGIETRARDDAGGPDMVERQPFIDQPEIGILGFLSRRKAGGRELLVQAKTEPGNIGAVQLAPTFQCTPSNYERRHAGTVAPYLDLFRDADAGAIVADARQSEQGSRFLGKRNRNMLVEVTQAQAPEPADAAWRWLPAADVLRLLAWDNVLNTDARSVLVSAPWDRLADGPAFAGWRGRGGFGEAVAQSHAAADDAGEETSARLAAWLARHRAARQHLHARLPLAAIPGWRLAEAGLVPDIAAERPGGFAVHGFDVRARDREVPEWQQPLVESTGEGTVTLLCQRRRGILHLLLRAIGEAGLANRVEVTASLQVAPGAAMPAPWRTLHAAAEDGRAAVRLACRQSEEGGRFFQDSNLYRVVELPEDMAVPMADDLRWATVRQFESLCRTPGTVTNEGRSAASLLLSLAGGPA, encoded by the coding sequence TTGCCAGGCTCCCCCCTCGTCGCGGACATCGCCCTGTGGCGCGCCGAGCAGGCCCATCGCAGCGGCTTCGCCGTCGCCCGGCGCCCGCTGACCCAGGTCGCGCGATGGACGCTCGGCGACGACGCCCTGGCGCACGACACGGGTGGCTTCTTTCGGGTGCTGGGCATCGAGACCCGGGCGCGGGACGATGCCGGCGGCCCCGACATGGTCGAGCGGCAGCCCTTCATCGACCAGCCGGAGATCGGCATCCTGGGCTTCCTGTCGCGCCGGAAGGCGGGTGGCCGTGAACTGCTGGTGCAGGCCAAGACCGAGCCCGGCAACATCGGGGCCGTGCAGCTTGCCCCCACCTTCCAATGCACGCCCAGCAACTACGAGCGGCGCCATGCGGGCACAGTGGCACCCTACCTGGATCTGTTCCGGGACGCAGACGCCGGGGCCATCGTGGCCGATGCCCGCCAGAGCGAGCAGGGCTCGCGCTTCCTCGGCAAGCGCAACCGCAACATGCTGGTGGAGGTGACGCAGGCGCAGGCGCCCGAGCCGGCGGACGCCGCCTGGCGCTGGCTGCCCGCGGCCGACGTGCTGCGCCTGCTGGCCTGGGACAACGTGCTGAACACCGATGCCCGGTCGGTCCTGGTTTCCGCGCCCTGGGACCGGCTGGCTGATGGCCCCGCCTTTGCTGGCTGGCGCGGCCGGGGCGGCTTCGGCGAGGCGGTGGCGCAATCCCATGCGGCCGCCGACGATGCCGGCGAAGAGACATCGGCCCGGCTGGCCGCATGGCTGGCCCGCCACCGCGCGGCGCGGCAGCACCTGCACGCGCGCCTGCCCCTGGCCGCCATCCCCGGATGGCGGCTGGCCGAGGCCGGGCTGGTGCCGGACATCGCGGCCGAACGGCCAGGCGGCTTCGCCGTGCATGGGTTCGACGTGCGGGCGCGCGACCGCGAGGTGCCGGAATGGCAGCAGCCGCTGGTGGAAAGCACCGGCGAGGGCACGGTCACCCTGCTTTGCCAGCGGCGGCGCGGCATCCTGCACCTGCTGCTGCGGGCGATCGGCGAGGCCGGCCTCGCCAACCGGGTCGAGGTGACGGCCAGCCTGCAGGTGGCACCGGGCGCCGCCATGCCGGCCCCCTGGCGCACCCTCCATGCCGCGGCGGAGGATGGCCGGGCCGCTGTCCGCCTTGCCTGCCGCCAGTCGGAGGAAGGCGGTCGCTTCTTCCAGGACAGCAACCTCTACCGCGTGGTCGAACTGCCGGAGGACATGGCCGTGCCGATGGCCGACGACCTGCGCTGGGCCACCGTGCGCCAGTTCGAGAGCCTGTGCCGCACCCCCGGCACCGTCACCAACGAGGGGCGGAGTGCCGCCAGCCTACTGCTGTCGCTGGCCGGCGGGCCGGCATAG
- a CDS encoding glycosyltransferase family 61 protein — protein sequence MAVDDHTGAIDLAEPAELGERHRWLPFLPAATASAAPPLLLDDADLLPDNAAALHGAAPEAVPALGCHVLKDVLVGGAGHMAMDGRIVVGRSITGHWRNQLLRGEMFDSPLSTKLPERRLAGAAILIGGPGFTSYGHLLLDILPRLWILRGAIRTIPADVPILLPSFVRGFARQMLRTLGIHQDRVHRYSVATETLRVETLLVPTLAHGDFWFHPAAAGFYASLADRIGDREPVPRRVFISRAGVDSGRGRLLADDSDLIAALEPLGFVAIRPETLPWPRQVAIFAGAEVIAGVHGSALKSTVFSRRGTGIVNIDLLNDTQSRIAGLRGHRLAYLRSEPADDGDLRRVDPRKLVRCAEAAIAATAAQPPGGR from the coding sequence ATGGCCGTGGACGACCATACCGGCGCGATCGACCTGGCGGAGCCAGCGGAACTGGGCGAGCGCCATCGCTGGCTTCCGTTCCTGCCGGCGGCGACGGCCAGCGCCGCGCCGCCGCTGTTGCTGGATGATGCCGACCTGCTGCCCGACAACGCAGCCGCATTGCATGGCGCGGCGCCGGAAGCGGTGCCGGCGCTCGGCTGCCATGTGCTGAAGGATGTCCTGGTCGGCGGCGCCGGGCACATGGCCATGGACGGCCGCATCGTCGTCGGCCGCAGCATCACCGGCCATTGGCGCAACCAGTTGCTGCGCGGCGAGATGTTCGATTCTCCGCTCAGCACGAAGCTCCCCGAGCGGCGGCTGGCCGGTGCTGCGATCCTGATCGGCGGGCCCGGCTTCACCAGCTACGGCCACCTGCTGCTCGACATCCTGCCCCGGCTCTGGATCCTGCGGGGGGCGATCCGGACCATTCCCGCCGACGTGCCGATCCTGCTGCCGAGCTTCGTGCGGGGCTTCGCCCGGCAGATGCTGCGCACGCTGGGCATCCACCAGGACCGGGTGCATCGCTACAGCGTCGCGACCGAGACCTTGCGGGTGGAAACCCTGCTGGTGCCGACGCTGGCTCATGGCGACTTCTGGTTCCATCCGGCGGCGGCCGGGTTCTATGCCTCATTGGCGGACCGGATCGGGGACCGGGAGCCGGTGCCGAGGCGGGTCTTCATTTCGCGGGCCGGCGTCGATTCCGGGCGCGGGCGCCTGCTGGCCGACGACAGCGACCTTATCGCGGCGCTGGAGCCGCTGGGCTTCGTCGCGATCCGCCCCGAGACCCTGCCCTGGCCGCGACAGGTGGCGATCTTCGCTGGCGCCGAGGTGATCGCGGGCGTCCATGGCTCGGCCCTGAAGAGCACCGTCTTCTCGCGCCGGGGCACCGGCATCGTGAACATCGACCTGCTGAACGATACGCAAAGCCGCATCGCCGGCTTGCGCGGCCACCGCCTGGCCTATCTGCGGAGCGAACCGGCGGACGACGGCGACCTGCGCCGCGTCGACCCGCGCAAGCTCGTGCGCTGTGCGGAGGCCGCCATCGCCGCCACCGCGGCCCAGCCGCCCGGCGGTCGATGA
- the sseA gene encoding 3-mercaptopyruvate sulfurtransferase produces the protein MSYANPDALVSTQWLAEHLNDPGVRVVDGTYFLPNLKRDALAEYQAKHIPGAVFFDVDGVSDHNSPLPHMLPDADAFARAMGERGIANGDHVVVYDASGLVSAPRVWWTFRIFGHARVSVLDGGLPKWEAEGRSVEAGRVMLPATTYQASFDPARLRHKAQVRANIDAAAEQVVDARAAERWRGEAAEVWPGRRQGRIPDSLNVPYPDLLDPKTKTYLPADRLRAAFLAAGVDLDRPVVTSCGSGITAAILYLGLHLLGKKDLALYDGSWAEWGLPGDTPVATGPAKG, from the coding sequence CACCTATTTCCTGCCCAACCTGAAGCGCGACGCGCTGGCCGAGTACCAGGCCAAGCACATCCCGGGCGCGGTCTTCTTCGACGTCGACGGCGTGTCGGACCATAATTCGCCCCTGCCGCACATGCTGCCCGATGCGGACGCCTTCGCGCGTGCCATGGGCGAGCGCGGCATCGCCAACGGCGACCATGTGGTGGTCTATGATGCCAGCGGACTGGTGAGTGCGCCCAGGGTGTGGTGGACCTTCCGCATCTTCGGCCATGCCCGCGTGTCGGTGCTGGATGGCGGCCTGCCGAAGTGGGAGGCCGAGGGCCGGTCGGTGGAGGCCGGCAGGGTGATGCTGCCCGCCACCACCTACCAGGCGTCGTTCGACCCGGCGCGGCTGCGCCACAAGGCGCAGGTGCGGGCCAACATCGACGCCGCGGCCGAGCAGGTGGTCGATGCCCGCGCGGCCGAGCGCTGGCGCGGCGAGGCGGCCGAGGTATGGCCGGGCCGCCGCCAGGGCCGCATCCCGGACAGCCTGAACGTGCCCTACCCCGACCTGCTGGACCCCAAGACCAAGACCTACCTGCCGGCCGACCGGCTGCGCGCAGCCTTCCTGGCGGCCGGCGTCGACCTCGACCGGCCGGTGGTGACGAGTTGCGGCTCGGGCATCACGGCGGCGATCCTCTATCTCGGCCTGCACTTGCTGGGTAAGAAGGACCTGGCCCTCTATGACGGCTCGTGGGCCGAATGGGGCCTGCCGGGCGACACCCCCGTCGCGACCGGCCCCGCCAAGGGCTAG